Proteins from one Gasterosteus aculeatus chromosome 11, fGasAcu3.hap1.1, whole genome shotgun sequence genomic window:
- the kat2a gene encoding histone acetyltransferase KAT2A, translating to MSDPAAQASQPRLVQAQTAGSAGSSTAATGSGSGNSDPARPGLSQQQRASQKKAQVRAFPRAKKLEKLGVFSACKAIDTCKCNGWKNPNPPSATRMDLQQQAASLGELCRSCGHALADHVSHLENVSEDEMNRLLGMVVDVENLFMSVHKEEDTDTKQVYFYLFKLLRKCILQMSQPVVEGSLGSPPFEKPNIEQGVLNFVQYKFSHLAPKERQTMFELSKMFLLCLNYWKLETPTQYRQRTQKDDGTAYKVDYTRWLCYCHVPQSNDSLPRYETTHVFGRSLLKSIFTVTRRQLLEKFRVEKDKLLPEKRTLILTHFPKFLSMLEEEIYGDNSPIWEADFTMPASDGSQLGHQSGISPAAGSGSPALPKGLSSMSSVGSLDAGAAEPHTGEKRKLEVLTLEDAKRIRVMGDIPMELVNEVMMTITDPAAMLGPETNLLTPNAARDETARLEERRGIIEFHVIGNSLSQKSNKKILMWLVGLQNVFSHQLPRMPKEYITRLVFDPKHKTLALIKDGRVIGGICFRMFPTQGFTEIVFCAVTSNEQVKGYGTHLMNHLKEYHIKHNILYFLTYADEYAIGYFKKQGFSKDIKVPKGRYLGYIKDYEGATLMECELNPRIPYTELSHIIKRQKEIIKKLIERKQSQIRKVYPGLTCFKEGVRQIPVESIPGIRETGWKPSNKDKGKEVKDPDMLYNMLKNLLAQIKTHPDAWPFMEPVKKSEAPDYYEIIRFPIDLKTMTERLKNRYYVTKKLFIADLQRIITNCREYNPPDSEYCKSANTLEKFFYFKLKDAGLIEK from the exons ATGTCGGACCCGGCGGCGCAGGCCTCCCAACCCCGGCTCGTCCAAGCCCAGACCGCGGGGTCAGCTGGGTCCAGTACCGCCGCGACGGGCTCCGGGTCGGGAAACAGCGACCCAGCCAGACCGGGACTTAGCCAGCAACAACGTGCGAGCCAGAAGAAAGCCCAAGTCCGGGCTTTCCCACGGGCGAAAAAGCTCGAGAAACTTGGCGTATTCTCCGCATGCAAG GCCATTGACACATGCAAGTGCAACGGATGGAAAAACCCAAATCCCCCCTCGGCCACACGTATGGACCTGCAGCAGCAAGCCGCCAGCCTCGGCGAGCTGTGCCGCAGCTGCGGACATGCTCTGG CTGACCACGTGTCCCACTTGGAGAACGTGTCTGAGGATGAGATGAACAGGCTGCTGGGGATGGTGGTGGACGTGGAGAACCTTTTCATGTCTGTGCACAAAGAGGAGGACACGGACACCAAACAGGTCTACTTCTACCTGTTCAAG CTGCTGAGGAAATGCATCCTGCAGATGAGCCAGCCGGTGGTAGAAGGATCCCTGGGAAGTCCACCCTTTGAGAAGCCCAACATTGAGCAG GGGGTTTTGAATTTTGTTCAGTACAAGTTCAGCCACCTGGCACCAAAGGAAAGGCAGACCATGTTTGAGCTGTCAAAGATGTTCCTCTTGTGCCTAAATTACTGGAAGCTGGAGACACCGACGCAGTATCGCCAGCGCACCCAGAAAGACGACGGGACGGCGTACAAAGTGGACtacacaag GTGGCTCTGCTACTGCCACGTCCCCCAGAGCAACGACAGCCTGCCGCGCTATGAAACCACTCACGTGTTCGGGCGCAGCCTGCTCAAGTCCATCTTCACGGTGACCCGCCGCCAGCTCCTGGAGAAGTTCCGAGTGGAGAAGGACAAGCTGCTACCGGAGAAACGCACACTCATCCTCACACACTTTCCCAA GTTCTTGTCCATGCTGGAGGAGGAAATCTATGGGGATAATTCACCAATCTGGGAGGCTGACTTCACCATGCCTGCCTCGGACGGCTCACAGCTGGGGCATCAGTCAG GGATCAGTCCCGCCGCAGGGTCCGGCTCCCCCGCGCTGCCCAAAGGTCTGAGCAGCATGTCctctgtgggcagcttggacgCCGGCGCCGCAGAGCCCCACACAG GGGAGAAACGCAAACTGGAGGTGTTGACGCTGGAGGACGCCAAGCGGATCCGCGTGATGGGAGACATTCCGATGGAGCTGGTCAATGAGGTCATGATGACGATCACTGACCCTGCCGCCATGCTCGGaccggag ACCAACCTTCTGACTCCAAACGCTGCCCGCGACGAGACCGCCAGGCTGGAGGAGAGGCGGGGGATCATCGAGTTCCACGTCATCGGAAACTCGCTGTCCCAGAAGTCCAACAAGAAGATTTTGATGTGGCTGGTCGGCCTGCAGAACGTCTTCTCTCACCAGTTACCTCGCATGCCCAAAGAGTACATCACGCGGCTGGTGTTCGACCC GAAGCACAAGACCCTCGCCCTCATCAAAGACGGCCGCGTCATCGGAGGCATCTGTTTTAGGATGTTTCCCACTCAGGGCTTCACGGAGATCGTCTTCTGTGCCGTCACGTCCAATGAGCAAGTTAAG GGCTACGGTACACACCTGATGAATCACCTAAAGGAGTACCACATCAAACACAACATCCTCTATTTCCTCACTTACGCCGACGAGTACGCCATTGGCTACTTCAAGAAGCAG GGCTTCTCCAAAGACATCAAAGTCCCGAAAGGACGGTACCTGGGCTACATCAAAGACTACGAGGGAGCCACCCTCATGGAGTGTGAGCTCAACCCGAGGATCCCGTACACGGAGCTCTCTCACATCATTAAAAGACAGAAGGAG ATTATCAAGAAGCTGATCGAGAGAAAACAGAGCCAGATCAGGAAGGTTTACCCGGGTCTGACCTGCTTCAAAGAGGGCGTACGACAGATCCCGGTGGAGAGCATTCCAGGGATAA gaGAGACGGGATGGAAACCCAGTAACAAGGATAAAGG GAAAGAGGTGAAGGACCCCGACATGTTATACAACATGTTAAAGAACCTCCTGGCCCAGATAAAG acTCACCCCGATGCCTGGCCCTTCATGGAGCCCGTGAAGAAATCCGAGGCTCCGGATTACTACGAGATCATCCGCTTTCCCATCG ACCTGAAGACCATGACGGAGAGACTTAAGAACAGGTACTATGTGACCAAGAAGCTTTTCATTGCCGACCTTCAGCGAATCATCACCAACTGTCGCGAGTACAACCCTCCAGACAGCGAGTACTGCAAGAGTGCCAACACCCTGGAGAAGTTCTTCTACTTCAAATTAAAGGACGCAGGACTTATTGAGAAATGA